The Triticum aestivum cultivar Chinese Spring chromosome 7B, IWGSC CS RefSeq v2.1, whole genome shotgun sequence genome window below encodes:
- the LOC123162015 gene encoding vacuolar protein sorting-associated protein 8 homolog isoform X1, translating into MASQPPPPPHELDLEAFPPSSPPPASDADHRRAVDDLLLLLSSSDSDGDDETNPTPSTNYKTPIKAPSPPPNELDLEAFPPLSRASSSVSDADADRRRAVDDLLLLLSSSDSDEDDEPNLTLSTKHKPLTRIKATPPPPKPSPSPLPLPSASSGRSTSASPSATLSYLVPRTFSNNAASSSRPLPSLFRGVRPSPKPGAALAAAAAASRAILTPYAAAIKSRRTASAPIEKLLDQGSEGFLSTGNFKGDEVAEKVSEEVVARVTDETIGGNGVEELEEGKHGEVGTEENSKPSESADIGNVDFVAAENVNEHEQLEGENLAETDQPGSQIRFIAEENGDEPISKGIFVESGDIQDGSVSHQKSDDGLEIERSETDLEEQMKSERIIDKVIEETLEISRMAEKNAEKKPKVPIKPLEWAEELEKRQASFGQHWEEGAAAQPMRLQGIGKGQPAIGYMQIEVDNPITRAMASPSFRQEHGSPQVLAVHRSYIAMGMSNGSVIIVPSKYSIHQADDTNAKMLCFWNQGEKTQSPVTAMCFNPQGDLLLVGYGDGHMTIWDVQKATAAKVIYGEHTGAVVHVCFIHQSKAITGDSKGLVLMHTFSIIPVINRLTVKGIQRLFDGHTGIVLSACPLLANESFGSGNQTTSSSGGHGSMMGGVVGVDSRWKFFNEGSSPMEDGVTVMFIMHQHALVVRLHTNTDHVDHIETFSRPEGAREGSIAYAAWKYTSSSSDSSPIDEERVSWLALAWDRQVQVVKFVKSKMIKHKDWKLDSVSVGVAWLKDKMLAVLNLRGQLCLFSKDGSELRRTIFILDGLVFDDSILYHTHFSNRFGNPERHFNNSVAVRGATVYILGPSFLTVSRLLPWKERIEALKRAGDWMGAMDMAMKLYDGHTQGVVDLPRKVDSIREAIVPSLLELLLSYIGYVFEYISIALSNHTGKGGAADGLIDADRSLLTEREEQYARVGGVAVEFCVHIGRNDILFDTVFSKFVAAQSGGVFLEALEPYILKDMLGSLPPEIMQALIEHYSGKGWLQRVEQCILHMDISSLDFNQVVRLCREHGLYGALIYLFNQGLNDFRTPLEELLSVIQNATRKDATCYRILVYLKYCFQGLVFPPGHGMIPRAQLHSVRRELVQFMLEESKMLTSEVFKGFSSSSGKCPNICYLLWMDTEATLEVVKCAFAQANFKPTCTPDASVSKDEDDTNIERTDSQNVLLQSVVDTIIHIIGLENEAIHSVVVGTAESEESELWPSVKDFGYIIEFVSFSISSKRVKPSQRVLKHILKYFTSSNTPKYDDKNVLAQKEVLQLFNVVPQADWNSDYVLHLCLDAHFHQACGRIYTARNQNLSALDSYMKDIVEPYHAFIFINKKLFQLTGDEALSFRSTVIFRFVELVNLSRECAFVLFLDHFQNEIQQILSEFHSDNRSHFLFLKTAMEVHLSGKLDFSALTARNHEIVARQYFSGEIEDYLQRLSNFSKLFDRNLVSIIDELFEPYLKLLCQYEPRSVLKFLETFDSNRLDGCLQPCLDYGVTDAAAFLQERRGYVQSALALVLAGLDEKISQFITSVENVFSHISSKSISEIEQPAIVLKMSEAHPVLDTLRSSIGLCQRNSQRSDPGKSQSLWFQLLDSFSEALKKLYGSKDVNGKGCPSKGDETTNGHPTGNGFSQQTAISAYQRCLNTLRRVFSQFIGEIIEAMAGYIPLPTIMSKLLSDNGSQEFGDFKLVIHRMLSMHLYEKRILETTKSVIEDDSFYTLSLLKRGVCHGFAPHTFVCCVCSCSVSKGVISAVRVFSCGHATHLHCEAEQSKSSSGDFKDGCSVCLLASDTQAGKKSPIISENGLPKYPMVENEVAYAVHHNNETNHVERSRGLQQMSRFEILRSLQKAEKSLHIETVPPLKLSPPAIYHEKIQKRVSLAGESSRHSIGSEKHRKYCT; encoded by the exons atggCATCCCAGCCACCGCCTCCGCCCCATGAGCTCGACCTAGAGGCCTTCCCCCCGTCTTCTCCTCCTCCCGCCTCCGACGCCGATCACCGCCGCGCCGTTGAcgacctgctcctcctcctctcttcgTCCGACTCCGACGGCGACGACGAGACAAACCCTACACCCAGTACCAACTACAAAACCCCTATCAAAGCCCCATCGCCGCCCCCTAACGAGCTCGATCTGGAGGCCTTCCCCCCGTTGTCTCGAGCCTCCTCCTCAgtctccgacgccgacgccgatcGCCGCCGCGCTGTCGAcgacctgctcctcctcctctcctcgtcCGACTCCGACGAAGACGACGAGCCAAACCTTACACTCAGCACCAAACACAAACCTCTGACCCGTATCAAAGCCACACCGCCGCCTCCTAAACCTTCTCCATCTCCTCTGCCGTTGCCTTCCGCGTCCTCCGGGAGATCCACATCCGCATCGCCGTCGGCGACGCTCTCCTACCTTGTCCCGAGAACCTTTTCGAACAACGCTGCCTCCTCGTCGAGGCCACTCCCCTCGCTCTTCCGGGGTGTCCGCCCCAGCCCCAAACCAGGCGCCGCCCTCGCTGCGGCCGCAGCCGCGTCCCGCGCTATTCTCACTCCGTACGCCGCTGCAATTAAGTCACGGCGCACTGCCTCCGCGCCCATCGAGAAGCTCCTCGACCAAGGCTCCGAGGGTTTCCTTTCTACCGGAAATTTCAAAGGAGATGAAGTAGCTGAGAAGGTCAGTGAGGAAGTGGTTGCTAGGGTGACGGACGAAACTATCGGCGGGAATGGTGTTGAAGAATTGGAAGAGGGCAAGCACGGTGAAGTGGGGACTGAAGAGAATTCCAAGCCCTCAGAATCGGCGGACATAGGCAATGTCGATTTTGTTGCTGCGGAAAATGTCAATGAGCATGAGCAACTTGAGGGCGAGAATTTGGCTGAAACTGATCAACCTGGGAGTCAAATTCGGTTTATTGCTGAGGAAAATGGTGATGAGCCAATTAGCAAAGGAATTTTTGTGGAATCTGGTGACATTCAGGATGGGTCAGTTTCCCATCAAAAGTCTGATGACGGGCTGGAAATTGAACGTTCTGAAACTGATTTGGAAGAGCAAATGAAATCTGAGAGGATCATCGATAAGGTTATCGAAGAGACGTTGGAGATCAGCAGGATGGCTGAGAAAAATGCGGAGAAAAAGCCAAAGGTGCCGATAAAACCATTGGAGTGGGCTGAGGAGCTTGAGAAGAGGCAGGCCTCATTTGGGCAGCActgggaggagggagcagcagcGCAACCAATGCGCCTGCAGGGGATTGGGAAGGGCCAACCTGCTATTGGTTACATGCAGATTGAGGTGGACAACCCAATAACTCGTGCCATGGCCTCTCCGTCTTTTAGACAGGAACATGGCTCTCCTCAGGTCTTAGCAGTACATAGGAGCTATATTGCCATGGGCATGTCCAATGGATCTGTTATCATCGTCCCAAGCAAATACTCCATCCATCAAGCTGATGATACAAATGCAAAG ATGCTGTGCTTTTGGAACCAAGGTGAAAAAACTCAATCACCAGTGACTGCCATGTGCTTCAACCCGCAAGGGGATCTTCTGTTAGTAGGATATGGTGATGGTCATATGACAATTTGGGATGTACAGAAGGCTACTGCAGCAAAAGTCATATATGGCGAGCACACAGGAGCTGTAGTGCATGTTTGTTTTATCCACCAATCTAAAGCCATCACTGGTGATTCAAAAGGGCTTGTTCTTATGCACACATTCTCGATTATCCCCGTCATTAATCGCTTGACTGTCAAGGGAATCCAG CGCCTTTTTGATGGACATACTGGAATCGTGCTCTCGGCCTGTCCTCTTCTAGCGAATGAATCCTTTGGTTCTGGCAACCAAACAACTTCCTCCAGTGGTGGTCATGGGAGCATGATGGGAGGTGTAGTTGGAGTAGATTCCAGAtggaagtttttcaatgaaggttCTTCTCCAATGGAGGACGGTGTTACAGTCATGTTCATTATGCATCAACATGCTCTTGTG GTTAGACTCCATACCAATACTGACCATGTTGACCATATTGAGACCTTCTCTAGACCAGAAGGAGCACGAGAAGGGTCAATTGCTTATGCTGCATGGAAATACACATCATCCTCAAGTGATTCATCGCCAATTG ATGAAGAGCGGGTATCTTGGCTTGCGCTTGCATGGGACCGTCAAGTACAAGTGGTAAAATTTGTTAAATCAAAGATGATCAAACATAAGGACTGGAAGCTTGATAGTGTCTCCGTTGGTGTTGCCTGGTTAAAGGATAAG ATGTTAGCTGTCCTTAACTTGAGAGGGCAGCTCTGTTTGTTCTCAAAGGATGGCAGTGAGCTTCGCAGGACTATCTTTATTCTTGATGGTTTGGTCTTCGATGACAGCATACTGTACCATACACATTTTTCTAACAGGTTTGGTAACCCTGAGAGGCACTTTAACAACTCGGTCGCAGTAAGAGGTGCTACAGTATATATTCTTGGCCCAAGCTTTCTTACAGTTTCGCGACTTCTTCCATGGAAAGAGCGGATTGAAGCACTAAAGAGGGCTGGTGATTGGATGGGTGCAATGGACATGGCAATGAAGCTTTATGACGGTCACACACAGGGTGTTGTTGATCTTCCGAGAAAAGTTGATTCTATAAGGGAAGCCATAGTGCCGTCTCTATTAGAGTTACTGCTGTCATATATAGGTTATGTCTTCGAATATATTTCTATTGCATTGTCAAACCATACTGGAAAAGGGGGAGCAGCAGATGGCCTGATAGACGCCGATAGATCCCTGCTGACAGAGAGAGAAGAGCAATATGCCCGTGTAGGAGGGGTTGCAGTCGAGTTTTGTGTTCACATTGGACGGAATGACATCCTGTTTGACACAGTCTTTTCTAAGTTTGTTGCTGCTCAAAGTGGAG GTGTGTTTCTGGAGGCACTAGAGCCATACATATTGAAAGATATGCTTGGTTCTTTACCCCCTGAG ATCATGCAAGCTCTAATAGAGCATTATAGTGGCAAAGGATGGTTGCAGCGAGTCGAACAATGCATTCTTCATATGGATATTTCATCACTGGATTTTAATCAG GTAGTCAGACTGTGTCGTGAGCATGGGTTATATGGTGCCCTAATATATTTATTTAACCAAGGCCTGAATGATTTCCGTACACCTCTAGAGGAACTTCTATCTGTTATCCAGAACGCTACTAGGAAAGATGCTACTTG CTACAGAATTCTTGTTTATCTGAAGTATTGCTTCCAGGGCCTAGTATTTCCTCCAG GGCATGGAATGATTCCCCGAGCCCAACTTCATTCAGTGAGAAGAGAACTTGTGCAATTCATGCTTGAGGAGTCTAAAATGCTCACTTCTGAAGTATTTAAGGGTTTCAGTTCTTCTTCTGGAAAATGCCCAAACATATGCTATCTACTATGGATGGATACGGAGGCTACTCTGGAAGTTGTCAAGTGTGCTTTTGCACAAGCGAATTTTAAACCTACTTGTACTCCTGATGCATCTGTGTCTAAGGATGAAGATGATACTAATATTGAAAGAACAGATAGTCAAAATGTCTTGTTACAAAGTGTAGTTGACACCATCATTCATATTATTGGTTTGGAAAATGAGGCGATCCATTCCGTTGTTGTGGGTACTGCTGAGTCAGAAGAATCAGAACTTTGGCCTTCAGTGAAGGATTTTGGTTATATAATTGAATTTGTGTCCTTTTCTATTTCCAGTAAAAGGGTAAAGCCATCTCAACGAGTTCTTAAACACATTCTTAAATACTTCACGTCATCCAATACTCCAAAATATGATGATAAAAATGTGCTAGCTCAGAAAGAAGTTCTTCAGCTCTTCAATGTGGTTCCTCAAGCTGACTGGAATTCTGATTATGTGTTGCATCTTTGTTTAGATGCCCATTTTCATCAG GCATGTGGCAGGATATATACAGCCAGAAATCAAAATTTGTCTGCTTTAGATAGTTACATGAAGGATATAGTGGAACCATACCATGCTTTTATCTTCATCAACAAAAAGTTATTTCAGTTGACAGGCGATGAAGCTTTATCATTTCGTTCCACAGTAATATTTCGTTTTGTCGAGCTGGTCAATCTAAGCAG GGAGTGCGCATTTGTCCTGTTCcttgatcattttcaaaatgaGATCCAGCAAATATTGTCAGAGTTTCATTCTGATAACCGCAGCCACTTTCTTTTCTTGAAAACTGCAATGGAAGTACACTTGTCAGGAAAACTTGACTTCAGTGCACTAACTGCCCGGAACCATGAAATTGTTGCACGTCAGTACTTCTCTGGTGAAATCGAAGATTATCTGCAGAGAttatcaaatttctcaaagttgtTTGATCGCAATCTTGTTTCTATTATTGATGAGTTATTTGAACCCTATCTGAAG CTTCTATGTCAGTATGAACCAAGGTCAGTCCTGAAGTTTCTGGAGACTTTTGATAGTAACAGATTGGACGGGTGTTTGCAGCCCTGTCTAGATTATGGAGTTACAGATGCTGCTGCATTTCTGCAAGAGAGGCGTGGTTATGTTCAGAGTGCACTGGCACTTGTTCTAGCTGGACTAGATGAGAAAATTAGCCAGTTTATCACTTCAGTGGaaaatgtgttttctcatatatcCTCAAAGAGTATCTCTGAAATTGAGCAACCAGCCATTGTTCTAAAAATGAGTGAG GCTCATCCGGTGCTTGATACATTACGTTCCTCTATTGGATTGTGCCAAAGGAACTCACAGCGCTCAGACCCAGGGAAGTCTCAATCACTTTGGTTTCAACTTCTTGACTC TTTCTCAGAAGCACTGAAAAAATTGTATGGAAGCAAGGATGTAAATGGAAAAGGTTGTCCTTCCAAGGGGGATGAAACAACAAACGGACATCCAACAGGAAACGGATTCTCACAACAAACGGCGATTTCAGCTTATCAAAGGTGTTTGAATACTCTGCGGAGAGTATTCTCACAATTCATTGGAGAGATAATCGAGGCAATGGCTGGGTATATACCCCTACCCACAATTATGTCAAAGCTGTTATCTGACAATGGGAGTCAAGAGTTTGGTGATTTTAAGCTTGTCATACATAGAATGCTGTCTATGCATCTTTATGAAAAAAGAATACTG GAAACAACTAAGTCAGTTATTGAGGATGATTCGTTCTATACCTTGAGCTTATTAAAGAGAGGGGTTTGCCATGGATTTGCTCCACACACTTTTGTTTGTTGTGTATGTAGTTGCTCAGTTTCCAAAGGTGTTATTTCAGCAGTTCGAGTATTCAGTTGTGGGCATGCAACACATCTTCATTGTGAAGCTGAACAGAGCAAATCATCAAGCGGGGATTTTAAAGATGGATGTTCAGTTTGTCTCTTGGCGAGTGACACACAAGCCGGGAAGAAATCACCTATAATATCTGAGAATGGGCTACCCAAGTATCCCATGGTTGAAAATGAAGTAGCATATGCCGTCCATCATAATAACGAGACAAATCATGTTGAGAGATCTCGTGGGCTTCAGCAGATGTCACGG TTTGAAATACTAAGAAGTCTCCAGAAAGCTGAGAAGTCTCTTCATATTGAAACTGTACCTCCGTTGAAACTTTCTCCACCAGCTATATATCATGAGAAGATACAGAAGCGAGTAAGTTTGGCGGGAGAATCCAGCAGACACTCAATTGGAAGTGAAAAACACAGAAAATATTGCACTTGA
- the LOC123162015 gene encoding vacuolar protein sorting-associated protein 8 homolog isoform X2 has product MASQPPPPPHELDLEAFPPSSPPPASDADHRRAVDDLLLLLSSSDSDGDDETNPTPSTNYKTPIKAPSPPPNELDLEAFPPLSRASSSVSDADADRRRAVDDLLLLLSSSDSDEDDEPNLTLSTKHKPLTRIKATPPPPKPSPSPLPLPSASSGRSTSASPSATLSYLVPRTFSNNAASSSRPLPSLFRGVRPSPKPGAALAAAAAASRAILTPYAAAIKSRRTASAPIEKLLDQGSEGFLSTGNFKGDEVAEKVSEEVVARVTDETIGGNGVEELEEGKHGEVGTEENSKPSESADIGNVDFVAAENVNEHEQLEGENLAETDQPGSQIRFIAEENGDEPISKGIFVESGDIQDGSVSHQKSDDGLEIERSETDLEEQMKSERIIDKVIEETLEISRMAEKNAEKKPKVPIKPLEWAEELEKRQASFGQHWEEGAAAQPMRLQGIGKGQPAIGYMQIEVDNPITRAMASPSFRQEHGSPQVLAVHRSYIAMGMSNGSVIIVPSKYSIHQADDTNAKMLCFWNQGEKTQSPVTAMCFNPQGDLLLVGYGDGHMTIWDVQKATAAKVIYGEHTGAVVHVCFIHQSKAITGDSKGLVLMHTFSIIPVINRLTVKGIQRLFDGHTGIVLSACPLLANESFGSGNQTTSSSGGHGSMMGGVVGVDSRWKFFNEGSSPMEDGVTVMFIMHQHALVVRLHTNTDHVDHIETFSRPEGAREGSIAYAAWKYTSSSSDSSPIDEERVSWLALAWDRQVQVVKFVKSKMIKHKDWKLDSVSVGVAWLKDKMLAVLNLRGQLCLFSKDGSELRRTIFILDGLVFDDSILYHTHFSNRFGNPERHFNNSVAVRGATVYILGPSFLTVSRLLPWKERIEALKRAGDWMGAMDMAMKLYDGHTQGVVDLPRKVDSIREAIVPSLLELLLSYIGYVFEYISIALSNHTGKGGAADGLIDADRSLLTEREEQYARVGGVAVEFCVHIGRNDILFDTVFSKFVAAQSGGVFLEALEPYILKDMLGSLPPEIMQALIEHYSGKGWLQRVEQCILHMDISSLDFNQVVRLCREHGLYGALIYLFNQGLNDFRTPLEELLSVIQNATRKDATCYRILVYLKYCFQGLVFPPGHGMIPRAQLHSVRRELVQFMLEESKMLTSEVFKGFSSSSGKCPNICYLLWMDTEATLEVVKCAFAQANFKPTCTPDASVSKDEDDTNIERTDSQNVLLQSVVDTIIHIIGLENEAIHSVVVGTAESEESELWPSVKDFGYIIEFVSFSISSKRVKPSQRVLKHILKYFTSSNTPKYDDKNVLAQKEVLQLFNVVPQADWNSDYVLHLCLDAHFHQACGRIYTARNQNLSALDSYMKDIVEPYHAFIFINKKLFQLTGDEALSFRSTVIFRFVELVNLSRECAFVLFLDHFQNEIQQILSEFHSDNRSHFLFLKTAMEVHLSGKLDFSALTARNHEIVARQYFSGEIEDYLQRLSNFSKLFDRNLVSIIDELFEPYLKLLCQYEPRSVLKFLETFDSNRLDGCLQPCLDYGVTDAAAFLQERRGYVQSALALVLAGLDEKISQFITSVENVFSHISSKSISEIEQPAIVLKMSSSGA; this is encoded by the exons atggCATCCCAGCCACCGCCTCCGCCCCATGAGCTCGACCTAGAGGCCTTCCCCCCGTCTTCTCCTCCTCCCGCCTCCGACGCCGATCACCGCCGCGCCGTTGAcgacctgctcctcctcctctcttcgTCCGACTCCGACGGCGACGACGAGACAAACCCTACACCCAGTACCAACTACAAAACCCCTATCAAAGCCCCATCGCCGCCCCCTAACGAGCTCGATCTGGAGGCCTTCCCCCCGTTGTCTCGAGCCTCCTCCTCAgtctccgacgccgacgccgatcGCCGCCGCGCTGTCGAcgacctgctcctcctcctctcctcgtcCGACTCCGACGAAGACGACGAGCCAAACCTTACACTCAGCACCAAACACAAACCTCTGACCCGTATCAAAGCCACACCGCCGCCTCCTAAACCTTCTCCATCTCCTCTGCCGTTGCCTTCCGCGTCCTCCGGGAGATCCACATCCGCATCGCCGTCGGCGACGCTCTCCTACCTTGTCCCGAGAACCTTTTCGAACAACGCTGCCTCCTCGTCGAGGCCACTCCCCTCGCTCTTCCGGGGTGTCCGCCCCAGCCCCAAACCAGGCGCCGCCCTCGCTGCGGCCGCAGCCGCGTCCCGCGCTATTCTCACTCCGTACGCCGCTGCAATTAAGTCACGGCGCACTGCCTCCGCGCCCATCGAGAAGCTCCTCGACCAAGGCTCCGAGGGTTTCCTTTCTACCGGAAATTTCAAAGGAGATGAAGTAGCTGAGAAGGTCAGTGAGGAAGTGGTTGCTAGGGTGACGGACGAAACTATCGGCGGGAATGGTGTTGAAGAATTGGAAGAGGGCAAGCACGGTGAAGTGGGGACTGAAGAGAATTCCAAGCCCTCAGAATCGGCGGACATAGGCAATGTCGATTTTGTTGCTGCGGAAAATGTCAATGAGCATGAGCAACTTGAGGGCGAGAATTTGGCTGAAACTGATCAACCTGGGAGTCAAATTCGGTTTATTGCTGAGGAAAATGGTGATGAGCCAATTAGCAAAGGAATTTTTGTGGAATCTGGTGACATTCAGGATGGGTCAGTTTCCCATCAAAAGTCTGATGACGGGCTGGAAATTGAACGTTCTGAAACTGATTTGGAAGAGCAAATGAAATCTGAGAGGATCATCGATAAGGTTATCGAAGAGACGTTGGAGATCAGCAGGATGGCTGAGAAAAATGCGGAGAAAAAGCCAAAGGTGCCGATAAAACCATTGGAGTGGGCTGAGGAGCTTGAGAAGAGGCAGGCCTCATTTGGGCAGCActgggaggagggagcagcagcGCAACCAATGCGCCTGCAGGGGATTGGGAAGGGCCAACCTGCTATTGGTTACATGCAGATTGAGGTGGACAACCCAATAACTCGTGCCATGGCCTCTCCGTCTTTTAGACAGGAACATGGCTCTCCTCAGGTCTTAGCAGTACATAGGAGCTATATTGCCATGGGCATGTCCAATGGATCTGTTATCATCGTCCCAAGCAAATACTCCATCCATCAAGCTGATGATACAAATGCAAAG ATGCTGTGCTTTTGGAACCAAGGTGAAAAAACTCAATCACCAGTGACTGCCATGTGCTTCAACCCGCAAGGGGATCTTCTGTTAGTAGGATATGGTGATGGTCATATGACAATTTGGGATGTACAGAAGGCTACTGCAGCAAAAGTCATATATGGCGAGCACACAGGAGCTGTAGTGCATGTTTGTTTTATCCACCAATCTAAAGCCATCACTGGTGATTCAAAAGGGCTTGTTCTTATGCACACATTCTCGATTATCCCCGTCATTAATCGCTTGACTGTCAAGGGAATCCAG CGCCTTTTTGATGGACATACTGGAATCGTGCTCTCGGCCTGTCCTCTTCTAGCGAATGAATCCTTTGGTTCTGGCAACCAAACAACTTCCTCCAGTGGTGGTCATGGGAGCATGATGGGAGGTGTAGTTGGAGTAGATTCCAGAtggaagtttttcaatgaaggttCTTCTCCAATGGAGGACGGTGTTACAGTCATGTTCATTATGCATCAACATGCTCTTGTG GTTAGACTCCATACCAATACTGACCATGTTGACCATATTGAGACCTTCTCTAGACCAGAAGGAGCACGAGAAGGGTCAATTGCTTATGCTGCATGGAAATACACATCATCCTCAAGTGATTCATCGCCAATTG ATGAAGAGCGGGTATCTTGGCTTGCGCTTGCATGGGACCGTCAAGTACAAGTGGTAAAATTTGTTAAATCAAAGATGATCAAACATAAGGACTGGAAGCTTGATAGTGTCTCCGTTGGTGTTGCCTGGTTAAAGGATAAG ATGTTAGCTGTCCTTAACTTGAGAGGGCAGCTCTGTTTGTTCTCAAAGGATGGCAGTGAGCTTCGCAGGACTATCTTTATTCTTGATGGTTTGGTCTTCGATGACAGCATACTGTACCATACACATTTTTCTAACAGGTTTGGTAACCCTGAGAGGCACTTTAACAACTCGGTCGCAGTAAGAGGTGCTACAGTATATATTCTTGGCCCAAGCTTTCTTACAGTTTCGCGACTTCTTCCATGGAAAGAGCGGATTGAAGCACTAAAGAGGGCTGGTGATTGGATGGGTGCAATGGACATGGCAATGAAGCTTTATGACGGTCACACACAGGGTGTTGTTGATCTTCCGAGAAAAGTTGATTCTATAAGGGAAGCCATAGTGCCGTCTCTATTAGAGTTACTGCTGTCATATATAGGTTATGTCTTCGAATATATTTCTATTGCATTGTCAAACCATACTGGAAAAGGGGGAGCAGCAGATGGCCTGATAGACGCCGATAGATCCCTGCTGACAGAGAGAGAAGAGCAATATGCCCGTGTAGGAGGGGTTGCAGTCGAGTTTTGTGTTCACATTGGACGGAATGACATCCTGTTTGACACAGTCTTTTCTAAGTTTGTTGCTGCTCAAAGTGGAG GTGTGTTTCTGGAGGCACTAGAGCCATACATATTGAAAGATATGCTTGGTTCTTTACCCCCTGAG ATCATGCAAGCTCTAATAGAGCATTATAGTGGCAAAGGATGGTTGCAGCGAGTCGAACAATGCATTCTTCATATGGATATTTCATCACTGGATTTTAATCAG GTAGTCAGACTGTGTCGTGAGCATGGGTTATATGGTGCCCTAATATATTTATTTAACCAAGGCCTGAATGATTTCCGTACACCTCTAGAGGAACTTCTATCTGTTATCCAGAACGCTACTAGGAAAGATGCTACTTG CTACAGAATTCTTGTTTATCTGAAGTATTGCTTCCAGGGCCTAGTATTTCCTCCAG GGCATGGAATGATTCCCCGAGCCCAACTTCATTCAGTGAGAAGAGAACTTGTGCAATTCATGCTTGAGGAGTCTAAAATGCTCACTTCTGAAGTATTTAAGGGTTTCAGTTCTTCTTCTGGAAAATGCCCAAACATATGCTATCTACTATGGATGGATACGGAGGCTACTCTGGAAGTTGTCAAGTGTGCTTTTGCACAAGCGAATTTTAAACCTACTTGTACTCCTGATGCATCTGTGTCTAAGGATGAAGATGATACTAATATTGAAAGAACAGATAGTCAAAATGTCTTGTTACAAAGTGTAGTTGACACCATCATTCATATTATTGGTTTGGAAAATGAGGCGATCCATTCCGTTGTTGTGGGTACTGCTGAGTCAGAAGAATCAGAACTTTGGCCTTCAGTGAAGGATTTTGGTTATATAATTGAATTTGTGTCCTTTTCTATTTCCAGTAAAAGGGTAAAGCCATCTCAACGAGTTCTTAAACACATTCTTAAATACTTCACGTCATCCAATACTCCAAAATATGATGATAAAAATGTGCTAGCTCAGAAAGAAGTTCTTCAGCTCTTCAATGTGGTTCCTCAAGCTGACTGGAATTCTGATTATGTGTTGCATCTTTGTTTAGATGCCCATTTTCATCAG GCATGTGGCAGGATATATACAGCCAGAAATCAAAATTTGTCTGCTTTAGATAGTTACATGAAGGATATAGTGGAACCATACCATGCTTTTATCTTCATCAACAAAAAGTTATTTCAGTTGACAGGCGATGAAGCTTTATCATTTCGTTCCACAGTAATATTTCGTTTTGTCGAGCTGGTCAATCTAAGCAG GGAGTGCGCATTTGTCCTGTTCcttgatcattttcaaaatgaGATCCAGCAAATATTGTCAGAGTTTCATTCTGATAACCGCAGCCACTTTCTTTTCTTGAAAACTGCAATGGAAGTACACTTGTCAGGAAAACTTGACTTCAGTGCACTAACTGCCCGGAACCATGAAATTGTTGCACGTCAGTACTTCTCTGGTGAAATCGAAGATTATCTGCAGAGAttatcaaatttctcaaagttgtTTGATCGCAATCTTGTTTCTATTATTGATGAGTTATTTGAACCCTATCTGAAG CTTCTATGTCAGTATGAACCAAGGTCAGTCCTGAAGTTTCTGGAGACTTTTGATAGTAACAGATTGGACGGGTGTTTGCAGCCCTGTCTAGATTATGGAGTTACAGATGCTGCTGCATTTCTGCAAGAGAGGCGTGGTTATGTTCAGAGTGCACTGGCACTTGTTCTAGCTGGACTAGATGAGAAAATTAGCCAGTTTATCACTTCAGTGGaaaatgtgttttctcatatatcCTCAAAGAGTATCTCTGAAATTGAGCAACCAGCCATTGTTCTAAAAATGA GCTCATCCGGTGCTTGA